TTGCTGTCCTGGTAAAAATGACACCCCGACCCGACATGTCGCGGCTTTCGGTCATAATCAATGGTAACCATATTTTCAGCGATTCTCTGCTGGCCGGATTGCTGAGTACCGAAGACAATTTTCTTTCGGCCGAGGATATCGAATCCTTTTCCGACAGCCTGGTGGCGCTTTATAAATACAGGGGGTTCGACCTGGCTCATGTCCGAAGGCTGACTTTTGATCCCGAAAACAATACCCTGAACATTGATATCGATGAAGCCATAATCGAGGCAATCAAAGTAACCGGCAACAAACGGACCAAACAATGGCTGATTAAAGCCAATTTCCCCTTAAATATCAACCGCCCCTTCAATTCCCGTGAAGCCCGCAAAGGCATTAACAATATCTTTGCCACCGACCTGTTCGAACGGGTAACCATGAATATTGTCCCCGGAGACAGCGGCGCCATTGTCCGCATTGCGGTCGAGGAGCGTAAATTCACCCAGCTTCGTCTGGGCTGGCACTGGGATGATGAATACTACAGCGAGCAGTTTCTGGAAATCCTCGATGATAATCTGTTCGGTACCGGCCAGGAATTTCTTGTCCACGCCCGCTATGCCGACCGCCGCCAGAGATATGAATTATCCCTCAAGGCCGATCGTTTTTTCTCCACCTACCTGACCTATCGAACCAGGGCCTTCTATAACATCCTCGATCGCAAAATTTATAATCCCGATGGTGAAACCGATTCATCTTTCCGGGAAAACAGCTATGGGTTCGAATTCCTCCTCGGTCACCAGCTGGCCCGTCTGGGTACCTTAACCAGTGGGGTCAGATGGGAAAATGTGGAAAATAAATATTCACCGGGAGGAAGAATCGAAAAGATCAAACTTCGCTCCCTGGAACTTAATTCCCGTGTCGAGACCATAAATCGCTATCCCTTCCCGACCGGCGGGAAAAAACACCTCTTCAATTTAAGATATGCCGCCGATATTCTGGGAGGACAAATAGAGTATACCCGGATTTTCAGTTCCATTGAATCCTATTTTTCCATTACTGACCGGATTAATTTCCATCCCCGGCTGGCTATCGGGCATATCGATGCCGAACACGGCCTTCCCGATTCCGAAAAATTTTACCTCGGCGGTCATTATTCTTTTTATGGCTTTCAAACCGATGAACTGGTCGACGGCAAAATGATCCAGGGCAATTTCGAGCTTCGATTTAAATTACCGTATCGCTTCTACCTCTCCTCGCGATATGATCTCGGTCAGGTTTACAGCACGGTCGATCAGATCAAATTGAAGAATATTCGTCATGGTTTCGGATTTTCGCTGGCCTATGATTCGCCTATCGGTCCGATCGATTTCGGCTACGGCAAATCCGGTAATCATCCGGATCAATTTTATATCGATATCGGACTCGCATTCTGAATTTCCCCTTGAAACATCCGCAATTGATCTCTAACCGCAAGTGAGACAATTCCCCGCTTGACAAAAGGGCTTCTGTGCGTATTTTATAAAATAGAAAAATAAAGATCCCTCAGATACCCGCCATACGCCATATTTTAGTGAAGGGTGACAGGAGAATACCGAAAAAATATAATAACGGACCGGACTGGTCTGCCTGCGGCAGTGAACAAATTGAATTCGGTCTTGTTAAAGGAATAGGAATTTTAATCTAAACTCGGGGAATATAATTATGAATCTCTTTATCGGATCCAGGCTGGCTATTGGAATTGCTGTTTTATGTCTTCTTCTGGGAATCGCCGCCTATGCCTCACCGCCGTCTCCCGAACTGGTCGAACGACTTCGCAGTGAAGGACGACTCACCGATTTCATGAAATCCCTCGTCGATGCCCACGCCAAAGGGATAAACAACCCTGAACGAACCACCGCTATTAAAAGACTCTCGACTTCATCGGGTGAAGTCGATACTCTTCGGGCTATTGTCATCCTGGTCGATTTCGACGATCAGCCATATACGGCCGGGGTCGTGGCCGGATCACCGGAAGATTTCGATTCGGTGCTTTTCTCTGAAAATGGTATCAATCCAACCGGTTCCTTGACCGAATTCTACCTGAAGAATTCCTATGGTACATTCTATGTTATCGGAGATGCTTACGGGTGGTATCGGATGCCCCATGATTACACTTACTACGTCAACGGGCTGGCCGGTATGGGATCCTTTCCACAGAATTCCCAGGGCCTGACCCGATATGCCGTCCTGGCGGCTGATGCCGATGTTGATTTTTCGCTGTATGATACCTATGGCCCGTCCGGCGTTCCCGATGGTTACGTGGACGGCCTTTTTATTATCCATTCCGGACCCGGACGCGAAGAAACCGGGAGTGATGATGATATCCATTCCCACCAGTGGAGTCTGTACAGCAATCGTGTCTATCTCGACGGGGTCTGGATTCAGACTTATTCCTGCGAACCCGAAGAGCGAATCAATACCCAGTCGGTTACCGATTTCGGCGTTTTCGCCCATGAATTCGGCCATGTCCTGGGTCTCCCCGATCTGTATGATACCGACTATGATCCGTCCACCTCGGCCGGATTGGGAAACTGGTCACTGATGGCCGCCGGCAGCTGGAATAACGGCGGCAAAAGCCCGGCCCATTTCGACGCCTGGTGCAAATCCTATGTCGGTTTTGTCGAACCCATCAATGTAACCGCCAACATGATCGATGTTCCCATTCCCCAATCGGAATCCGAATCTGTGGTCTATCGGCTGGCGGCCGGGGGAGCGGTCGGTAACGAATATTTTCTGGTTGAAAATCGACAGCGGGTCGGTTCCGATCTATTCCTTCCCGGCGCCGGGTTGGCGATCTATCATGTCGATGATTCCCGCTGGGGTAATGATGATGTCGACCATTACCAGGTCGCTCTCGAACAGGCCGATGGCCAATTTCAACTGGAATGGGCTGACAATGACGGTGACGCCGCCGATCTTTACCCGGGACCGCTCAATGTCCGCTCTTTCGACGACCGCACCACCCCCAACAGCCGTTACTACAGCGGTGCAATAACCCAGGTTTCGGTCTGGAACGTCTCCAATTCCGATTCACTGATGACCGCCAACCTCGATATCGAATGGTCACGACCCTATTTCACCGTCGATTCGATCTTCTTCGATGATTACAATGCCGACGGTATTCTTGATCCCCTGGAGGATGTCGAAGTTTATCTCTATCTTTCCAACGAATGGAAAAGCGCCACCAATGCCGCCATCACTATCACTTCAAACGATCCGGGTGTCACCTACCCGACCCAGTCAATCGTGCTCCCGTATATCGGCGGTGATGGCGGTTCGGCCGACAACAGCGGCGACCCGATGGTTTTCTCGGTTCCGGATATTGCCTATCCGATTTATGATTCGTTCTATGTAACCATCGAAACCACCGAGGGGTATCAGACCCAATTCGCTTTCGAGAAAGTCATCGGCAAAACCGATATTCTCCTGGTCGATGATGATCGCAGCGGCTCCTATGAAAACCTGTACTATGATGATTTGAAAGCCAAAATGGCCCCGACCGATATCTGGCACAAACAGACTCAGGGTTCGCCTTCAAGCCTGATCCTGAATGAATATGGAACCGTCATCTGGTTCACCGGAGACACTTCCTCCAACCTGCTCCAGGTTGCCGATTATACCGCACTTAAGGATTATCTCGATAACGGCGGGAACCTGTTTTTAACCGGCCAGGGTC
The Candidatus Zixiibacteriota bacterium DNA segment above includes these coding regions:
- a CDS encoding BamA/TamA family outer membrane protein, which translates into the protein MQAKSIGLIMLVCLILAGTAVGDTTTIRIGWCETGYQPAEAGYKIGLALSGGGARGLAQIGVLKAFEEADIRIGAIAGTSIGGIIGGLYASGYSADDLDSIIGDIDFNKLFTNKPARMSMFPTQREEMERYLISIRFDGFHPYIPSGLTAGQRLSDLLSRLTMKANYISGGDFNRLHIPYRAVTTDIVSGREKILARGNLADAMRATMAFPLAFTGVETGDMILMDGGMVDPIPVNVVRRLAPDLDLIVAVNTTSDLLPKDKINDPVDIANQVTSIMTIDKLETALREADLVISPDLSQYPGTDFDKADSLIELGYKAGKAIIPELEWVLDNSHETRLLHLVDICFETPGLEYEKHAFPLKTGTIISADSINILINCFFSDHQLLCLETNIIDLPSKPGQSDNVAVLVKMTPRPDMSRLSVIINGNHIFSDSLLAGLLSTEDNFLSAEDIESFSDSLVALYKYRGFDLAHVRRLTFDPENNTLNIDIDEAIIEAIKVTGNKRTKQWLIKANFPLNINRPFNSREARKGINNIFATDLFERVTMNIVPGDSGAIVRIAVEERKFTQLRLGWHWDDEYYSEQFLEILDDNLFGTGQEFLVHARYADRRQRYELSLKADRFFSTYLTYRTRAFYNILDRKIYNPDGETDSSFRENSYGFEFLLGHQLARLGTLTSGVRWENVENKYSPGGRIEKIKLRSLELNSRVETINRYPFPTGGKKHLFNLRYAADILGGQIEYTRIFSSIESYFSITDRINFHPRLAIGHIDAEHGLPDSEKFYLGGHYSFYGFQTDELVDGKMIQGNFELRFKLPYRFYLSSRYDLGQVYSTVDQIKLKNIRHGFGFSLAYDSPIGPIDFGYGKSGNHPDQFYIDIGLAF
- a CDS encoding M6 family metalloprotease domain-containing protein, whose protein sequence is MNLFIGSRLAIGIAVLCLLLGIAAYASPPSPELVERLRSEGRLTDFMKSLVDAHAKGINNPERTTAIKRLSTSSGEVDTLRAIVILVDFDDQPYTAGVVAGSPEDFDSVLFSENGINPTGSLTEFYLKNSYGTFYVIGDAYGWYRMPHDYTYYVNGLAGMGSFPQNSQGLTRYAVLAADADVDFSLYDTYGPSGVPDGYVDGLFIIHSGPGREETGSDDDIHSHQWSLYSNRVYLDGVWIQTYSCEPEERINTQSVTDFGVFAHEFGHVLGLPDLYDTDYDPSTSAGLGNWSLMAAGSWNNGGKSPAHFDAWCKSYVGFVEPINVTANMIDVPIPQSESESVVYRLAAGGAVGNEYFLVENRQRVGSDLFLPGAGLAIYHVDDSRWGNDDVDHYQVALEQADGQFQLEWADNDGDAADLYPGPLNVRSFDDRTTPNSRYYSGAITQVSVWNVSNSDSLMTANLDIEWSRPYFTVDSIFFDDYNADGILDPLEDVEVYLYLSNEWKSATNAAITITSNDPGVTYPTQSIVLPYIGGDGGSADNSGDPMVFSVPDIAYPIYDSFYVTIETTEGYQTQFAFEKVIGKTDILLVDDDRSGSYENLYYDDLKAKMAPTDIWHKQTQGSPSSLILNEYGTVIWFTGDTSSNLLQVADYTALKDYLDNGGNLFLTGQGLANEIYNEDSSFMVDYLHARPDIMYFNLKHDGVAGSPIGDGLSLRYISGANQEFTLSQMIEVISPAIAAFNFKSGGPSALSYEGDFRVVYFNWGYEAISSDFSSYDKRDTVIANILYFLSDWTPPPCFDSDNDGYGDPGYPDNRCPTDNCPTVSNPDQLDSDGDGLGDACDNCPYAYNTDQADSDGDEVGDACDNCSGIANTGQEDADSDDVGDVCDNCVNTANPDQLNSDEDAFGNACDNCPTVTNAGQEDTDSDNVGDACDNCTYLANTSQANSDADSLGDACDNCPAVDNLDQADGDSDTVGDACDNCLEVPNPGQEDANGNGVGDACDYTCGDADGSGAVNILDVTFLINYLYKGGPAPDPEEAADVNHSLSINILDATYLINYLYKSGPAPNCP